One bacterium BMS3Abin08 genomic window carries:
- the yrrB_2 gene encoding TPR repeat-containing protein YrrB yields MSDLTKRIILGIVIVVTAVLIVLAVNRKDSDTRKTSEQNSPPVPTKLVMLDARERGLKDLVAKDPQNRDLLFQLGTLYFESDRFDRAVEVYRRILMINDGDIDTLNDLGLALHYTGRSQEGVDALKKGTSIDPTHQRIWLSLGFVLATSGRAEEAVPALQKAIKLNPNNTVGQEAGKILVSLRKNK; encoded by the coding sequence ATGTCGGATTTAACCAAAAGGATAATCCTGGGCATCGTGATTGTTGTAACGGCAGTTCTTATTGTCCTCGCTGTAAACAGAAAAGATAGCGACACGAGAAAAACCTCTGAACAGAACTCGCCACCGGTTCCGACAAAACTCGTTATGCTTGATGCAAGGGAGAGAGGACTCAAGGATCTTGTAGCAAAGGACCCACAAAACAGGGACCTCCTTTTTCAGCTCGGCACCCTCTATTTCGAGAGTGACCGGTTTGACAGGGCCGTCGAAGTCTACAGGCGAATCCTCATGATTAACGACGGAGACATCGACACATTAAACGATCTTGGGCTGGCATTGCATTACACCGGCAGATCACAGGAGGGGGTTGATGCACTTAAGAAGGGCACATCCATCGATCCAACACACCAGCGAATATGGCTGAGCCTCGGGTTTGTACTTGCTACATCAGGCAGGGCGGAAGAGGCCGTACCTGCCTTGCAAAAGGCAATCAAACTAAACCCGAACAATACCGTAGGCCAGGAGGCCGGGAAGATTCTTGTTTCATTAAGAAAAAACAAGTAG
- the ahpF gene encoding NADH dehydrogenase, whose protein sequence is MVSITGLLWFKKEKALKKDPICNMEVQETEALTAEFDGKTFYFCSEGCRDKFLTDRACKLPHTTYDLIIIGGGPAGLTAAVYAATLKMDAFLITRDLGGQAIDSTKIENYMGYDFITGPELIERFQDQLLHSHYIDHLMSEVEKIEAVEGGFSITTSELQRYFAKTLIIATGMTRRKLKVPGEEEFQRRGVFYGNIQDYSFVQGEDVAVIGGGNSALQIVENLQTVARNIYLISDSGLTADPVIIERIKKFGNLNLYEGYKTQEFRGAKTLGGIVVRKMASQDVSEISAGGVFIAIGLQPNSSPVSHLVELNGRGEVIIKYDCSTSHPGIFAAGDVTNAFGKRIIIASGEGAKAAMAARQYILNLRKNAASG, encoded by the coding sequence ATGGTTTCCATAACCGGATTACTGTGGTTTAAGAAGGAGAAGGCATTGAAGAAAGACCCAATATGCAACATGGAAGTGCAAGAGACGGAGGCCCTTACCGCTGAGTTTGACGGCAAGACCTTCTATTTTTGTTCCGAGGGGTGCAGGGATAAGTTCCTGACGGATAGGGCCTGCAAACTCCCTCATACAACATACGACTTGATAATAATCGGCGGTGGCCCTGCAGGACTTACCGCTGCGGTTTATGCCGCAACTCTTAAGATGGATGCCTTTCTTATCACAAGAGACCTCGGCGGCCAGGCTATTGACAGCACAAAGATAGAAAACTACATGGGATATGACTTTATCACGGGTCCCGAGCTGATTGAGAGATTTCAGGATCAACTTCTGCATTCCCATTACATCGATCATCTCATGAGTGAGGTTGAAAAGATAGAGGCAGTGGAAGGTGGTTTCAGTATTACCACATCAGAACTGCAGAGGTATTTTGCTAAAACACTCATAATTGCCACGGGCATGACGAGACGCAAACTGAAGGTGCCGGGTGAGGAGGAGTTCCAGAGAAGGGGTGTGTTTTATGGAAATATCCAGGACTATTCCTTTGTTCAGGGTGAGGATGTAGCGGTGATAGGCGGCGGCAACTCGGCCCTGCAGATAGTAGAAAACCTTCAAACCGTTGCAAGAAACATCTATCTTATTTCTGATTCAGGACTAACGGCTGACCCTGTAATCATTGAACGTATTAAAAAGTTCGGCAACCTCAACCTGTACGAGGGATACAAGACTCAGGAGTTCAGAGGTGCAAAGACCCTTGGAGGTATTGTGGTCAGAAAAATGGCATCACAGGATGTTTCTGAAATTTCAGCCGGGGGTGTATTTATTGCTATCGGGCTTCAGCCTAACTCATCACCGGTATCCCACCTTGTGGAACTCAACGGAAGGGGTGAAGTCATAATCAAATATGACTGTTCCACCTCACATCCGGGCATCTTTGCAGCAGGTGATGTAACGAACGCCTTTGGAAAAAGGATCATCATTGCCTCCGGGGAGGGTGCAAAGGCAGCCATGGCGGCAAGGCAGTATATACTGAATCTAAGGAAAAACGCTGCTTCAGGTTGA
- a CDS encoding positive regulator of sigma(E), RseC/MucC: MNEIGVVKSIDGHMAKVIVYKKSACDHCTENDCDIKGNGFETEAINMAHANIGETVKVVMKAQTYIKGALVLYILPVFALMAGALLGKVYLPVYFSGLNSELLSVLGGFISLFLSLVAVKILSARMERKTEYKSVIEEILDKNKPQ, translated from the coding sequence ATGAATGAAATCGGTGTAGTCAAAAGTATCGATGGTCATATGGCAAAGGTCATCGTCTATAAAAAGAGTGCCTGCGACCACTGCACGGAAAACGACTGTGACATTAAAGGAAACGGCTTTGAAACAGAGGCAATAAATATGGCACATGCAAACATTGGTGAAACCGTTAAAGTGGTCATGAAGGCCCAAACCTATATAAAGGGTGCATTGGTCCTGTACATCCTGCCGGTTTTTGCATTGATGGCAGGTGCGCTCCTTGGTAAGGTCTACCTGCCGGTGTATTTCAGCGGTCTTAATTCTGAACTGCTTTCTGTCCTTGGAGGATTCATTTCGTTATTCCTTTCACTTGTTGCCGTCAAGATACTGTCTGCACGGATGGAGAGAAAAACCGAGTATAAATCAGTCATTGAAGAGATACTCGATAAAAACAAGCCACAATAA
- the zraS_10 gene encoding sensor protein ZraS, giving the protein MFVQKKYYSILIVASTLLISYLHYSTLPGVYELHNIFAELYYIPILLGALVFGLKGAVLTFIFASVLYLPYIYINWSSAFPFLANKILHALFSGSFAFIAGFLVDRERERRKQSEKQRYLAGLGQVATTIVHDLKNPLITISGFARRIQEGKGDINKAVQMILDSAQKMQMIVHDVLDFAKPIRLTLKVEDMRNTISLACDSCKAKAEEKGVVLSLNLPDVSLNIAVDGLNMERALVNLISNAVDASDKGEIVVVQAMSEGDWLSVVVKDHGEGMDRETLENVFIPFYTGRTSGTGLGMAIAKKIIEEHRGGIHINSQRGIGTEIIIKLPYKQIGG; this is encoded by the coding sequence ATGTTTGTCCAAAAGAAATACTACTCAATTCTTATTGTTGCTTCTACGTTATTGATTTCTTACCTCCATTACTCGACCCTTCCGGGGGTTTATGAATTGCATAATATTTTCGCCGAACTTTACTATATCCCAATTCTGTTAGGCGCCCTTGTGTTCGGGCTTAAAGGTGCTGTTTTGACCTTTATATTTGCTTCTGTTCTGTATCTTCCTTACATTTACATAAACTGGTCAAGTGCTTTTCCGTTTTTGGCAAACAAAATATTACACGCCTTGTTTTCAGGTTCTTTTGCATTTATTGCCGGTTTCCTTGTGGACCGCGAAAGAGAACGCCGGAAACAATCGGAAAAACAGCGGTATCTTGCCGGTCTTGGTCAAGTCGCAACGACTATTGTTCATGATCTGAAAAATCCCCTTATAACAATTTCCGGTTTTGCGAGACGTATTCAGGAGGGTAAGGGGGATATCAATAAGGCTGTGCAGATGATATTGGATTCAGCCCAGAAGATGCAGATGATAGTTCATGATGTGCTGGATTTTGCCAAGCCTATCCGGCTGACATTAAAGGTAGAAGACATGAGAAACACTATAAGTCTGGCATGCGATTCTTGTAAGGCAAAGGCTGAGGAGAAGGGGGTGGTACTATCTCTCAATCTTCCCGACGTCTCTCTAAACATTGCAGTTGACGGGTTGAATATGGAAAGGGCACTGGTAAATCTGATAAGTAATGCTGTTGATGCATCCGATAAGGGTGAAATCGTTGTTGTACAAGCAATGTCTGAGGGAGACTGGTTATCCGTCGTAGTTAAGGATCATGGCGAAGGTATGGACAGAGAAACCCTCGAAAATGTTTTTATCCCCTTCTATACCGGGAGGACTTCTGGAACAGGTCTTGGAATGGCCATCGCAAAGAAGATTATTGAAGAACATCGTGGCGGGATTCATATAAACAGTCAAAGGGGCATAGGAACGGAAATAATAATTAAGTTGCCATACAAGCAGATTGGAGGGTGA
- the copB gene encoding copper-exporting P-type ATPase B, translating to MEQNGQSGNLGQEPGHRAHENNGQETTHEGHDMQGMHEGHEGMKHEGHEGGGAHKGQDHSGHHARMVADFRRRFWISLAATVPILILSPMIQQFLGIGEAIRFSGDTYILFLVSSFVFFYGGYPFLKGIYDELKQLKPGMMTLIAVAISTAYVYSSIVVFGLKGKIFFWELATLVDIMLLGHWIEMKSVMGASRALEELAKLMPSEAHLLMPDGGTEDVPLERLKAGDRVLVKPGEKVPADGEVSDGETSVNEAMLTGESMPVAKKAGDKVIGGAINGDGSIVVEIMKTGKDSFLSQVIDLVREAQQSKSRTQDIANRAAVWLTGIALGGGAVTLFVWLAVMHKDFAFALERTVTVMVITCPHALGLAVPLVVAVSTALSARNGLLIRNRAAFEKARNIQAIIFDKTGTLTEGRFGITDTIVFKKDVDEEELLKIAASVEAHSEHPIAQGIVSSAGQTYPVEGFRAIPGKGAEGRVKGMDVKVVSPGYLRGNGLAIDDNRIDRLSSEGKTVVFVMIDGEVKGAVALADIIRKESKEAVSRLKGMGIKCMMLTGDNRMVAKWVSEELGLDDYFAEVLPHEKTLKVKEVQSRGLVVAMTGDGVNDAPALAQADVGIAIGAGTDVAVETADIVLVKSNPLDAVAIIGLARATYKKMIQNLAWATGYNAFAIPLAAGVLYKYGILLSPAMGAVLMSLSTVIVAINARFLKVGEKQ from the coding sequence ATGGAACAGAACGGACAATCAGGAAACCTGGGCCAAGAGCCGGGACACCGCGCTCATGAAAATAACGGCCAAGAAACGACGCACGAGGGCCACGATATGCAAGGTATGCACGAGGGGCATGAAGGGATGAAACACGAGGGGCATGAAGGAGGCGGCGCCCATAAGGGGCAGGACCATTCCGGGCATCATGCCCGCATGGTGGCTGACTTCAGGCGGAGGTTCTGGATATCCCTTGCAGCCACTGTTCCGATCCTTATCCTCTCACCCATGATCCAGCAGTTCCTTGGCATTGGTGAGGCCATACGTTTTTCAGGAGATACCTATATCCTCTTTCTGGTTTCATCTTTTGTGTTCTTCTATGGCGGCTATCCCTTCCTGAAGGGGATTTATGATGAACTGAAGCAGCTCAAGCCGGGGATGATGACACTCATAGCCGTTGCAATCTCCACCGCCTATGTTTACAGCAGTATCGTGGTCTTCGGCCTTAAGGGGAAGATATTTTTCTGGGAACTTGCAACCCTTGTGGACATCATGCTCCTTGGCCACTGGATAGAGATGAAGTCCGTGATGGGGGCCTCCCGTGCACTTGAGGAACTTGCGAAACTGATGCCCTCCGAGGCCCACCTCCTGATGCCGGACGGTGGCACCGAAGATGTTCCCCTGGAGAGGCTGAAGGCCGGTGACAGGGTGCTTGTCAAACCGGGGGAGAAGGTGCCTGCCGACGGCGAGGTCTCCGATGGTGAGACCTCCGTGAATGAGGCGATGCTGACAGGCGAGTCGATGCCTGTCGCCAAGAAGGCAGGGGACAAGGTCATCGGCGGTGCGATAAACGGGGATGGTTCGATTGTGGTTGAGATCATGAAGACGGGGAAGGACTCTTTCCTCTCACAGGTGATCGACCTCGTGAGGGAGGCACAGCAGAGCAAGTCCAGGACGCAGGACATTGCAAACCGTGCAGCAGTGTGGCTTACGGGCATAGCCCTTGGCGGAGGCGCTGTCACTTTGTTTGTCTGGCTTGCCGTAATGCATAAGGATTTTGCCTTTGCCCTTGAAAGGACCGTTACCGTTATGGTCATTACCTGTCCGCATGCCTTGGGCCTGGCAGTGCCGCTGGTGGTTGCCGTATCAACGGCCCTGTCTGCACGCAATGGCCTGCTCATAAGAAACCGTGCCGCCTTTGAGAAGGCAAGGAATATCCAGGCAATAATATTTGACAAGACAGGCACCCTCACAGAGGGCAGGTTCGGCATAACGGATACAATCGTTTTCAAAAAGGATGTGGATGAAGAGGAACTACTGAAGATTGCCGCCTCTGTTGAGGCACACTCCGAGCACCCGATCGCACAGGGTATTGTCTCGTCCGCCGGGCAAACCTACCCCGTGGAGGGCTTCAGAGCGATCCCGGGAAAAGGGGCCGAGGGACGGGTGAAGGGCATGGATGTGAAGGTCGTCAGCCCCGGCTATCTGCGCGGGAACGGTCTTGCAATAGATGATAACAGGATCGACAGACTCTCTTCAGAGGGGAAAACCGTGGTCTTTGTGATGATCGATGGAGAGGTAAAGGGTGCGGTGGCGCTGGCCGACATTATCAGGAAGGAGTCAAAGGAGGCGGTTTCCCGGCTTAAGGGGATGGGCATTAAGTGTATGATGCTTACGGGAGACAACCGTATGGTTGCAAAATGGGTATCGGAGGAACTGGGCCTTGATGACTATTTTGCAGAGGTGCTGCCCCATGAAAAAACCCTGAAGGTAAAGGAAGTCCAGTCACGGGGTCTTGTTGTCGCCATGACAGGGGACGGTGTCAATGACGCACCCGCACTTGCACAGGCTGATGTGGGGATAGCCATCGGTGCTGGAACCGACGTGGCAGTGGAGACGGCGGATATCGTTCTTGTAAAGAGCAACCCCCTTGATGCGGTTGCCATTATCGGACTTGCACGGGCAACATACAAAAAGATGATCCAGAACCTCGCATGGGCGACCGGGTATAACGCATTTGCCATTCCCCTTGCCGCCGGTGTGCTCTATAAATACGGCATACTCCTTTCACCCGCCATGGGAGCTGTA
- the yvqK gene encoding cob(I)yrinic acid a,c-diamide adenosyltransferase, translated as MKISTKKGDGGYTSTLGGERIPKHHLITEAVGAIDEANSLLGLARASAEDKKIQRIILHVQKDLFVIGAQLSFADGKGRKQKKQISDLSVRWLERLVNELEEVLSLPPGFVAFGGEISASQMDVARTGVRKAERIAVRMQSEGLLENPDLLKYLNRLSDLIFLLAAYEENSGRERKKISLSSLSVQLSDSVFRKWFIVGGFVVISLVMVLSLLLIFHRPSTDTMSEMMNMHMQEGMHKK; from the coding sequence ATGAAAATTAGCACAAAAAAAGGGGATGGTGGATACACCAGCACCCTTGGTGGAGAACGGATTCCAAAGCACCATCTGATTACTGAGGCGGTAGGCGCCATAGATGAGGCAAATTCACTTCTGGGCCTGGCGAGGGCATCAGCAGAGGACAAGAAGATTCAGCGGATTATCCTTCATGTCCAGAAAGACCTCTTTGTAATCGGTGCGCAGTTGTCGTTTGCAGACGGCAAGGGCCGAAAACAGAAAAAGCAGATATCGGATTTGAGTGTGAGGTGGCTTGAGCGGCTTGTCAATGAACTCGAAGAGGTCCTTTCATTACCGCCCGGGTTTGTGGCCTTTGGGGGGGAGATCAGTGCATCGCAGATGGATGTTGCAAGGACAGGAGTGAGAAAGGCGGAAAGAATAGCCGTAAGGATGCAGAGTGAGGGCCTGCTTGAAAATCCCGACCTGCTGAAATACCTGAACAGGCTGTCGGACCTCATTTTTCTTCTTGCGGCATATGAAGAAAACAGCGGAAGAGAGAGAAAAAAGATCTCACTTTCCAGCCTTTCGGTCCAACTTTCGGATTCAGTATTCAGGAAGTGGTTTATAGTCGGAGGCTTTGTTGTTATCTCACTCGTGATGGTTCTATCCCTTCTTCTGATATTCCACAGACCGTCAACGGATACAATGTCCGAAATGATGAACATGCATATGCAGGAGGGAATGCATAAAAAGTGA